From a region of the Labrus mixtus chromosome 5, fLabMix1.1, whole genome shotgun sequence genome:
- the adra2b gene encoding alpha-2B adrenergic receptor, with the protein MASGPDIGCSLELSGWNSSVSSSGASVPCNQSILQLAPYSPEATAAFATAITLMVVFTIVGNIMVIIAVLTSRSLRGPQNLFLVSLAAADILVATLIIPFSLANELLGYWYFKSLWCEIYLALDVLFCTSSIVHLCAISLDRYLSISRVTYGRQRTPKRIKAAIVVVWLISAVISFPPLLSLNKSEVGELGSERGPQCQLNDERWYILYSTIGSFFAPCLIMILVYVRIYQIAKQRTRCPPGEPRKDGVGSATPSQPARHVQANGKDDEESTPPSSNKNSNNRPPSLAINANTPPEENQTNQNPTTNNLLQPPSHDSPLPMTPVKTSLDTSPHANSPPSSVPQPARAKTKKEEKKKKVKQGRRKADNNNCDSSSTDSDMEHSHGGGRGSTSMPGSPAGGGIHSPASVKRYRDMMATSKGARLVPGRKSKTENTPGAARRKAMVNREKRFTFVLAVVIGVFVVCWFPFFFSYSLQAVCPKTCAIPDPLFKFFFWIGYCNSSLNPVIYTIFNKDFRKAFKKILCRSTKGTFF; encoded by the coding sequence ATGGCCTCGGGTCCAGATATCGGTTGCTCGCTGGAGCTGAGCGGTTGGAACAGCAGCGTGAGCAGCTCTGGAGCCTCCGTCCCCTGCAACCAGAGCATCTTACAGCTTGCCCCCTACTCCCCTGAAGCCACGGCGGCCTTTGCCACCGCTATCACCCTGATGGTCGTCTTCACCATCGTGGGCAACATCATGGTCATCATCGCCGTCCTGACCAGCCGCTCCCTTCGAGGTCCGCAGAATCTCTTCCTGGTGTCACTGGCTGCTGCGGACATTTTAGTGGCCACACTCATCATCCCCTTCTCCCTGGCCAATGAGCTGCTGGGTTACTGGTACTTTAAATCACTGTGGTGTGAAATCTACCTGGCGCTGGACGTGCTCTTCTGCACCTCCTCCATCGTGCACCTGTGCGCCATCTCCCTGGACCGCTACCTGTCCATCTCCAGGGTCACCTATGGGCGCCAACGGACACCCAAACGCATCAAAGCCGCTATTGTGGTGGTGTGGCTCATTTCTGCCGTCATCTCCTTCCCTCCCCTGCTCTCCCTGAACAAAAGTGAAGTAGGGGAGCTGGGCAGTGAACGAGGACCTCAGTGCCAGCTGAATGATGAACGCTGGTACATCCTCTACTCCACCATCGGTTCCTTCTTTGCCCCCTGCCTCATTATGATCCTGGTCTATGTCAGAATTTACCAAATCGCCAAGCAGAGAACTCGTTGCCCCCCGGGAGAGCCGAGAAAGGACGGGGTCGGCTCTGCTACTCCAAGTCAGCCTGCTAGACATGTACAAGCCAACGGGAAGGATGATGAAGAAAGCACACCCCCATCATCTAACAAAAACTCCAACAACAGACCCCCTAGCCTTGCCATCAATGCCAACACTCCCCCCGAAGAGAACCAAACCAACCAGAATCCTACCACCAATAATCTCTTGCAGCCTCCATCCCATGACTCCCCTCTACCTATGACTCCTGTTAAAACCTCCCTGGACACCTCTCCTCATGCCAActcacccccctcctctgtgcCTCAGCCTGCTCGTGCCAAGactaaaaaagaggagaagaagaagaaggtcaaGCAGGGAAGGAGAAAAGCTGACAATAACAACTGCGACAGCTCGAGCACAGACAGCGACATGGAACACAGTCACGGAGGAGGCCGAGGCAGCACCAGCATGCCGGGGTCACCCGCAGGAGGGGGCATCCACTCCCCAGCATCGGTCAAGCGCTACCGGGACATGATGGCCACTTCAAAGGGGGCACGGCTGGTGCCAGGGAGGAAGTCAAAAACAGAGAACACCCCTGGGGCGGCGAGGCGGAAAGCGATGGTGAACAGAGAGAAGCGTTTCACCTTTGTGCTGGCAGTGGTCATCGGGGTCTTTGTGGTGTGCTGgttccccttcttcttctcttactcCCTGCAGGCGGTATGCCCGAAGACCTGTGCCATTCCTGATCCGCTCTTTAAGTTTTTCTTCTGGATCGGGTACTGCAACTCCTCGCTAAACCCAGTCATATACACCATCTTCAACAAAGACTTCAGGAAGGCCTTCAAGAAGATTCTCTGCAGAAGCACCAAGGGGACTTTCTTTTAG
- the dusp2 gene encoding dual specificity protein phosphatase 2, with the protein MSLRSEPLEITGSELVHILRTPRDQYSSAGCVVLDCRPFLDFTMAHICESRNVNWNSMLRRRSKSSVVALEWLIPDKALVGRLQRGEFSPVVMVDESSRSVSELKAESVAQMLLTALQNEVHTQICFVQGGFQGFSEAYPELCYTSASLSQVEPEPIVTGRRTPAYDQDGPVELLPFLFLGSAIHASRRETLKAAGITAVLNVSSTCPNFYEGEFEYLRITVEDSLAADIRASFSTAIAFIDSVKQSGGRVLVHCQAGISRSATICLAYLMHTQRVKLDEAFDFVKQRRQVISPNLAFMGQLLQFETDVLCQG; encoded by the exons ATGTCTTTACGTAGTGAACCTCTGGAGATAACTGGTAGTGAGCTGGTCCACATTCTCAGGACCCCCCGGGACCAGTACAGCTCTGCCGGGTGTGTGGTGCTGGACTGCAGACCTTTCCTCGATTTTACTATGGCGCACATTTGCGAGTCCCGAAATGTCAACTGGAACTCAATGCTGCGCCGGAGATCCAAGAGCTCCGTGGTTGCTCTGGAGTGGCTCATCCCGGACAAGGCGCTCGTGGGccggctgcagagaggagagtttTCCCCGGTGGTGATGGTGGACGAAAGCAGCCGCTCAGTGTCCGAGCTGAAGGCAGAGAGCGTTGCCCAGATGTTACTCACAGCCCTGCAAAACGAAGTTCACACGCAGATCTGCTTTGTACAAG gtggaTTTCAGGGATTTTCAGAGGCCTATCCAGAGCTATGTTACACCTCTGCCAGCCTCTCTCAAGTGGAACCAGAGCCAATAGTGACAGGACGGAGGACACCAGCGTATGATCAG GATGGTCCAGTGGAGCTGCTGCCCTTCCTGTTTCTGGGCAGTGCCATCCACGCGTCCCGCAGAGAGACCCTGAAGGCAGCAGGGATCACAGCTGTGCTCAATGTTTCCTCCACATGCCCAAACTTCTACGAGGGGGAGTTTGAGTACCTGCGGATCACTGTCGAGGACAGCCTGGCTGCTGACATCAGGGCCTCCTTCTCCACAGCCATTGCCTTCATCG ACTCTGTGAAGCAGAGTGGAGGTCGGGTGCTGGTACACTGCCAGGCAGGTATCTCCCGCTCCGCCACCATCTGTCTGGCCTACCTCATGCACACGCAGCGTGTCAAGCTTGACGAGGCTTTCGACTTCGTGAAGCAGCGGCGTCAGGTTATCTCCCCAAACCTGGCCTTCATGGGACAGCTACTGCAGTTTGAGACTGACGTCCTCTGCCAAGGATGA
- the LOC132974791 gene encoding izumo sperm-egg fusion protein 1 — translation MPLTLVSLLFYVYTAEACLQCDSKIRLLHEDLALSAPTVDDQIELKKIYDHAYQTYRETSRERKGVIDPTTLYRAKTEYQGEFDRFLKSQHTGSVTFEAIMIMEKGRKILEKHLDTFMQDGLCPNKCGLLRRRIMDCFSCRYKMYICPSPSGQQDCGEYPVQAEEGGQALLNCFHPWHSLLLGRPEYHYSWAAGVPGTQKLNERDFSTLIVTEDSTVVLNQLHVNEQGTYRCSLQSRNGTIFYRVTFLLTVAPSPEQDQRPVVTLPPPPPGDTYSPFQSAKGLLVPVIAVVTALSLAASVGLTVVLG, via the exons atgcCGCTCACGTTGGTGTCCCTGCTCTTCTACGTCTATACAGCCGAGGCCTGTCTGCAGTGTGACAGCAAGATCAGGCTCCTCCATGAGGACTTGGCCCTGTCTGCTCCCACTGTGGACGACCAGATAGAACTGAAAAAGATTTATGACCATGCCTATCAGACCTACAGAGAGACCAGCCGGGAAAGAAAGGGAGTCATTG ATCCCACCACGCTGTACAGAGCCAAAACTGAATACCAGGGCGAATTTGACCGCTTCTTGAAGTCCCAGCACACAG ggtctGTGACGTTTGAAGCCATTATGATCATGGAGAAGGGCAGGAAGATCTTAGAGAAACACTTGGACACATTTATGCAGGATG GATTGTGCCCTAACAAGTGCG GGCTTTTGAGACGAAGAATAATGGATTGCTTCTCTTGCCGCTACAAGATGTACATCTGCCCTTCACCCTCTGGACAGCAGGATTGCGGCG AGTACCCGGTGCAGGCTGAGGAAGGAGGCCAGGCCTTGTTGAACTGTTTCCATCCATGGCATAGTCTTCTGCTGGGTAGACCAGAGTACCATTACTCATGGGCCGCTGGTGTGCCAGGGACTCAAAAG ctgaaTGAGAGGGACTTCAGCACCTTGATAGTGACAGAAGACTCAACTGTGGTCTTAAATCAGCTGCATGTGAATGAACAAGGAACATATCGCTGCTCCCTGCAGAGCCGAAATGGAACGATCTTCTACCGGGTCACTTTCCTGCTCACGG TTGCCCCTTCGCCTGAGCAGGATCAACGACCTGTCGTCACTCTGCCTCCCCCGCCTCCCGGAGACACCTACTCACCTTTTCAGTCTGCCAAGGGCCTGCTGGTGCCAGTCATCGCCGTGGTTACTGCCCTGAGTCTGGCAGCGAGTGTAGGCCTCACAGTAGTTCTGGGGTGA
- the LOC132974530 gene encoding myogenesis-regulating glycosidase-like: MYQIVPVAPGEQQFSGEAGGSPLKKKLANEGRPLVIAGMLGCVLVLAAVVAWCYYSASLRKAHLLKTELLDLNKDGFIVRNQAGAVLFSMAFRSGTLDLDSCSKEENMLSCTQSDSGKINFFIQTVRLKDTVMCYRVRWEELQNKHSVEHAMAYNDSHWYGGAETATQYWPIRIQGEEEPQPFITSDVYSNRKAFGGILERYWLSSNATAIKINDTVPFHLGWSEKDRTLRFQARYQDSPFRPPEGQPAFPELSYRVCIGSDVTSIHKYMVRRYFPKPIKVPSPEVFKQPLWSTWALHKTAVTQEKLLRFASDITKHGFTCSHLELDDRYTADYGEFDFDPQKFPNASGMFEKLREDGFQVSLWTHPFINYDSINFGVAVEKGLFVREPSGELPALVRWWNGIGGILDFTNPEAREWYSSHLEMLKSHYGVTSFKFDAGETSYLPRQFSTLVPLTDPSTFTRRYTEMAIPFSERAELRVGYQSQDISCFSRIIDRDSVWGYELGLKSIIPTVLTISILGYQFVLPDMIGGNAYLNRTTGVLDGKNGLPDRELYIRWLELSAFMPAMQFSIPPWAYDKEVIEIAQKFTELHETLVAPRVLELAGEVLNTGDPIIRPLWWIANEDEAAYKIDSQFLIGNDLMVAPVLEPGKQERDIYLPAGRWKSYKGEHYDKGPMYLDDYPVDLDEIAYFTWVQQDN; the protein is encoded by the exons ATGTATCAGATTGTCCCGGTGGCTCCTGGGGAGCAGCAGTTTTCTGGGGAAGCTGGGGGTTCTCCCTTGAAGAAGAAACTGGCAAACGAAGGCCGCCCTCTGGTGATAGCAGGCATGCTGGGCTGTGTGTTAGTGCTGGCTGCTGTGGTTGCTTGGTGCTACTACTCAGCTTCCCTCCGTAAGGCACATCTGTTAAAAACTGAACTGCTGGACCTCAACAAGGACGGGTTTATCGTTCGTAACCAAGCAGGGGCTGTCCTCTTCAGTATGGCCTTCAG ATCTGGCACTCTGGATCTGGACTCCTGCTCAAAGGAGGAAAATATGCTGAGCTGCACTCAGTCAGATTCTGGCAAAATCAACTTCTTCATCCAGACGGTTCGACTAAAGGACACAGTGATGTGTTACCGTGTTCGCTGGGAGGAGCTGCAAAACAAGCACTCTGTGGAGCACGCCATGGCCTATAATGACTCTCATTGGTATGGAGGGGCGGAGACAGCCACACAATACTGGCCTATCAGGATCCAGGGTGAAGAGGAACCACAGCCCTTCATCACCAGCGATGTCTACTCGAATCGGAAGGCATTTGGGGGAATCCTGGAGCGCTATTGGCTGTCTTCTAATGCTACTGCCATCAAGATTAACGACACTGTACCGTTTCACTTGGGCTGGTCAGAGAAGGACAGGACTCTCAGGTTCCAGGCCAGATACCAGGACTCTCCCTTCAGACCACCAGAGGGTCAGCCGGCCTTTCCTGAGCTCAGCTATAGAGTGTGTATAGGGTCCGATGTGACCTCTATTCACAAATACATG GTGCGTCGGTATTTCCCAAAGCCCATCAAGGTCCCGTCTCCTGAAGTGTTCAAACAACCTCTTTGGTCCACGTGGGCTCTCCACAAGACAGCTGTGACTCAAGAGAAACTGCTGCGCTTCGCTTCTGACATCACCAAGCATGGCTTCACATGTTCTCATCTGGAGCTGGACGATCGCTACACTGCCGACTACGGAGAGTTTGACTTTGACCCGCAGAAGTTCCCTAATGCCAGCGGTATGTTTGAAAAGCTCAGAGAGGACGGCTTTCAAGTGTCGCTCTGGACACATCCATTTATAAACTATGACTCCATTAATTTTGGCGTTGCTGTGGAGAAAGGACTGTTTGTGAGGGAGCCGAGCGGCGAGCTGCCCGCGCTGGTTCGCTGGTGGAATGGCATTGGAGGCATCTTGGATTTTACCAACCCAGAAGCCCGTGAGTGGTATTCCTCACATCTTGAGATGCTCAAAAGTCACTATGGTGTGACGTCCTTCAAGTTTGATGCGGGAGAGACCAGCTACCTCCCTCGCCAGTTCAGCACCCTGGTACCACTGACCGACCCCTCCACCTTCACCCGCCGCTACACAGAGATGGCCATCCCATTCAGTGAGCGAGCAGAGCTGAGGGTGGGTTACCAGAGTCAGGACATCTCCTGCTTCAGCCGGATCATTGATCGGGACTCTGTGTGGGGATATGAGCTCGGCCTTAAGTCTATCATCCCCACTGTTCTGACTATCAGCATTCTAGGCTACCAGTTTGTCCTACCTGATATGATTGGAGGGAATGCATACCTGAACCGCACCACAG gtgttttGGATGGCAAAAACGGTCTGCCAGACAGAGAGCTGTACATACGATGGTTGGAGCTGTCTGCTTTCATGCCTGCCATGCAGTTTTCTATACCACCGTGGGCCTATGACAAGGAG GTGATAGAGATTGCACAGAAGTTCACAGAGCTCCATGAGACTCTGGTGGCCCCAAGGGTGCTGGAACTGGCGGGTGAGGTTCTTAACACAGGAGACCCAATCATAAGGCCCCTCTGGTGGATCGCCAATGAAGACGAGGCAGCCTACAAGATTGACTCCCAGTTCCTGATTGGAAACGACCTGATGGTGGCTCCGGTGTTAGAGCCAGGGAAACAGGAGAGGGATATCTACCTTCCTGCAGGGCGATGGAAAAGCTACAAGGGGGAACATTATGATAAAGGTCCCATGTACCTCGATGACTACCCTGTGGACCTGGATGAGATAGCTTACTTTACGTGGGTTCAGCAAGACAATTGA